In a single window of the Drosophila miranda strain MSH22 chromosome XL, D.miranda_PacBio2.1, whole genome shotgun sequence genome:
- the LOC117187195 gene encoding bifunctional lysine-specific demethylase and histidyl-hydroxylase NO66-like, with protein MSAKNKKVSAFGAYRGSATSKNDVQKGTKNANKNGAAKNNNRNLAAKNGGKQKGPPKKNETPANSRESLKRRNEEAEGSKPIGAKRTSSTPVGQSTSAARTTLQPKAPSCPLKRNMVMSCPLPSKKNTVPVKVEVASPNRALLPPQSIKKEPVASIPSSIKIRLIKSVQSGGDAGAEAGAGLEPCHEVHKENSIEVGKRTLAQLIAPMTMATFLRDHWEKSPFRVKTTTSGGFSNLVSFKMIDQMLIQNHVEYTTNIDVTSYEDGVRKTLNPDGRDLPPSVWAHYQRGCSIRILNPSSYLVQLRQLCVKLQEFFHCLVGANVYLTPPESQGFAPHYDDIEAFVLQVEGKKRWRIYSPTKELPRESSGNLSQTELGDPIMDIVLKPGDLLYFPRGWIHQAITEKDSHSLHITLSAYQQQSYANLMEKLMPLVVKESVEQTLKLRKGLPLDIFQNLGVANAEWKGAHRQKLIQHIQNLAQCLVPTEGQIDRALDQLAIKFQHEALPPTIAPQELKRTVFGTQATADRNGHCSLDYELTEGTAVRLLRANIVRLTVDEDVLRCYYYTDNGLEYCKYEPNFFELEPFHGTVIETLIHAYPEYTKIKDLPPMGNDEDRLEFVEALWERGILMVEKPFKKL; from the exons ATGTCCGCCAAGAATAAAAAGGTTTCGGCCTTTGGCGCCTATCGCGGCTCCGCAACCTCAAAGAATGATGTACAAAAAGGAACAAAGAATGCCAACAAAAATGGTGCCGCCAAAAATAACAACAGGAACTTGGCCGCCAAAAATGGCGGAAAGCAGAAGGGTCCGCCAAAGAAGAACG AAACTCCGGCTAATAGTCGTGAGTCACTGAAGCGTCGCAACGAAGAGGCGGAGGGCAGCAAGCCCATCGGCGCCAAGCGTACTTCATCCACTCCAGTCGGCCAGTCGACATCGGCTGCCAGGACCACACTGCAGCCAAAGGCGCCCTCCTGCCCCCTCAAACGGAATATGGTCATGTCATGTCCGCTGCCCAGCAAGAAGAATACGGTTCCAGTCAAGGTGGAGGTGGCGTCGCCAAACCGCGCTTTGCTGCCCCCACAGTCAATCAAGAAGGAACCAGTGGCCAGCATACCAAGCAGTATTAAAATCCGTTTAATTAAATCTGTTCAATCCGGAGGTGATGCAGGAGCAGAGGCTGGCGCTGGCCTGGAGCCATGCCATGAAGTGCACAAGGAAAACAGCATTGAAGTGGGAAAGCGGACCCTGGCTCAGCTCATTGCTCCGATGACGATGGCCACCTTCTTGCGTGACCACTGGGAGAAGAGTCCATTTAGAGTGAAAACAACGACCTCAGGTGGATTCTCCAATCTAGTATCGTTCAAGATGATCGACCAAATGCTGATCCAGAACCACGTGGAGTATACCACCAACATCGATGTCACCAGCTATGAGGACGGCGTGCGGAAGACCTTGAACCCTGACGGTCGTGACTTGCCCCCTAGCGTTTGGGCCCACTATCAACGCGGCTGCAGCATCCGTATCCTGAATCCCTCCAGCTACCTTGTCCAGCTGAGGCAGCTGTGCGTCAAGCTGCAGGAGTTTTTCCATTGCCTGGTGGGGGCCAATGTCTACCTGACGCCCCCCGAGAGCCAGGGATTCGCACCGCATTACGATGATATTGAAGCCTTTGTTCTCCAGGTGGAAGGCAAGAAGCGCTGGCGCATCTACTCCCCCACCAAAGAACTGCCCCGTGAATCGTCGGGCAACCTCAGCCAGACCGAATTGGGCGATCCCATAATGGATATAGTACTGAAGCCCGGCGATCTCTTATACTTCCCACGCGGCTGGATCCACCAGGCCATCACAGAGAAGGACTCGCATTCGCTGCACATTACCCTCAGCGCCTACCAGCAGCAATCGTACGCCAATCTGATGGAGAAGCTTATGCCCCTGGTTGTTAAGGAGAGTGTCGAGCAGACCTTGAAGCTGCGCAAGGGCCTTCCGCTGGACATCTTTCAGAACCTTGGTGTGGCCAACGCCGAATGGAAGGGCGCGCATCGCCAAAAGTTGATACAGCATATCCAGAATCTAGCACAGTGTCTGGTGCCCACCGAGGGTCAGATCGATCGGGCCTTGGACCAATTGGCCATAAAATTCCAGCACGAGGCCCTGCCACCCACCATTGCGCCCCAGGAGTTGAAACGCACTGTATTCGGTACACAGGCTACCGCCGATAGGAATGGCCATTGCTCACTTGATTACGAACTCACAGAGGGGACGGCAGTGCGTCTGCTGCGTGCCAATATCGTACGCCTGACGGTCGACGAGGATGTCCTGCGCTGCTACTACTACACGGACAATGGTTTGGAGTATTGCAAATATGAGCCAAACTTCTTTGAGCTGGAACCGTTCCATGGTACTGTTATTGAGACGCTAATTCATGCCTATCCCGAGTATACAAAGATCAAAGATCTACCCCCGATGGGAAACGATGAAGACCGCTTGGAGTTTGTCGAAGCCCTCTGGGAGCGCGGAATCCTTATGGTTGAGAAGCCCTTCAAAAAACTATAA
- the LOC117190646 gene encoding LOW QUALITY PROTEIN: bifunctional lysine-specific demethylase and histidyl-hydroxylase NO66-like (The sequence of the model RefSeq protein was modified relative to this genomic sequence to represent the inferred CDS: inserted 1 base in 1 codon), which translates to MSAKNKKVSAFGAYRGSATSKNDVQKGTKNANKNGAAKNNNNRNLAAKNGGKQKGPPKKNGSYSDGDNGSSSSSGEDEEDDSTDSSGEYDSSESGEEYTLNSHSSQSSPETPANSRESLKRRNEEAEGSKPIGAKRTSSTPVGQSTSAARTTQQPKAPSCPLKRNMVMSCPLPSKKNTVPVKVEVASPNRALLPPQSIKKEPVASIPSSIKIRLIKSVQPGGDAGAEAGAGLEPCHEVHKENSIEVGKRTLAQLIAPMTMATFLRDHWEKSPFRVKTTTSGGFSNLISFKMIDQMLIQNHVEYTTNIDVTSYEDGVRKTLNPDGRALPPSVWAHYQRGCSIRILNPSSYLVQLRQLCVKLQEFFHCLVGANVYLTPPXSQGFAPHYDDIEAFVLQVEGKKRWRIYSPTKELPRESSGNLSQTELGDPIMDIVLKPGDLLYFPRGWIHQAITEKDSHSLHITLSAYQQQSYANLMEKLMPLVVKESVEQTLKLRKGLPLDIFQNLGVANAEWKGAHRQKLIQHIQNLAQCLVPTEGQIDRALDQLAIKFQHEALPPTIAPQELKRTVFGAQATADRNGHWSLDYELTEGTAVRLLRANIVRLTVDEDVLRCYYYTDNGLEYCKYEPNFFELEPFHGTVIETLIHAYPEYTKIKDLPPMGNDEDRLEFVEALWERGILMVEKPFKKL; encoded by the exons ATGTCCGCCAAGAATAAAAAGGTTTCGGCCTTTGGCGCCTATCGCGGCTCCGCAACCTCAAAGAATGATGTACAAAAAGGAACAAAGAATGCCAACAAAAATGGTGCCgccaaaaataacaacaacaggAACTTGGCCGCCAAAAATGGCGGAAAGCAGAAGGGTCCGCCAAAGAAGAACGGTAGCTACAGCGACGGCgacaacggcagcagcagcagcagcggcgaaGACGAGGAGGACGACAGCACCGACAGCAGTGGTGAATATGATTCGTCCGAGAGTGGCGAGGAATACACGCTGAACAGCCACTCGTCCCAATCCTCGCCAGAAACTCCGGCTAATAGTCGTGAGTCACTGAAGCGTCGCAACGAAGAGGCGGAGGGCAGCAAGCCCATCGGCGCCAAGCGTACTTCATCCACTCCAGTCGGCCAGTCGACATCGGCTGCCAGGACCACACAGCAGCCAAAGGCGCCCTCCTGCCCCCTCAAACGGAATATGGTCATGTCATGTCCGCTGCCCAGCAAGAAGAATACGGTTCCAGTCAAGGTGGAGGTGGCGTCGCCAAACCGCGCTTTGCTGCCCCCACAGTCAATCAAGAAGGAACCAGTGGCCAGCATACCAAGCAGTATTAAAATCCGTTTAATTAAATCTGTTCAACCCGGAGGTGATGCAGGAGCAGAGGCTGGCGCTGGCCTGGAGCCATGCCATGAAGTGCACAAGGAAAACAGCATTGAAGTGGGAAAGCGGACCCTGGCTCAGCTCATTGCTCCGATGACGATGGCCACCTTCTTGCGTGACCACTGGGAGAAGAGTCCATTTAGAGTGAAAACAACGACCTCAGGTGGATTCTCCAATCTAATATCGTTCAAGATGATCGACCAAATGCTGATCCAGAACCACGTGGAGTATACCACCAACATCGATGTAACCAGCTATGAGGACGGCGTGCGGAAGACCTTGAACCCTGACGGTCGTGCCTTGCCCCCTAGCGTTTGGGCCCACTATCAACGCGGCTGCAGCATCCGTATCCTGAATCCCTCCAGCTACCTTGTCCAGCTGAGGCAGCTGTGCGTCAAGCTGCAGGAGTTTTTCCATTGCCTGGTGGGGGCCAATGTCTACCTGACGCCCC AGAGCCAGGGATTCGCACCGCATTACGATGATATTGAAGCCTTTGTTCTCCAGGTGGAAGGCAAGAAGCGCTGGCGCATCTACTCCCCCACCAAAGAACTGCCCCGTGAATCGTCGGGCAACCTCAGCCAGACCGAATTGGGCGATCCCATAATGGATATAGTACTGAAGCCCGGCGATCTCTTATACTTCCCACGCGGCTGGATCCACCAGGCCATCACAGAGAAGGACTCGCATTCGCTGCACATTACCCTCAGCGCCTACCAGCAGCAATCGTACGCCAATCTGATGGAGAAGCTTATGCCCCTGGTTGTTAAGGAGAGTGTCGAGCAGACCTTGAAGCTGCGCAAGGGCCTTCCGCTGGACATCTTTCAGAACCTTGGTGTGGCCAACGCCGAATGGAAGGGCGCGCATCGCCAAAAGTTGATACAGCATATCCAGAATCTAGCACAGTGTCTGGTGCCCACCGAGGGTCAGATAGATCGGGCCTTGGACCAATTGGCCATAAAATTCCAGCACGAGGCCCTGCCACCCACCATTGCGCCCCAGGAGTTGAAACGCACTGTATTCGGTGCACAGGCTACCGCCGATAGGAATGGCCATTGGTCACTTGATTACGAACTCACAGAGGGGACGGCAGTGCGTCTGCTGCGTGCCAATATCGTACGCCTGACGGTCGACGAGGATGTCCTGCGCTGCTACTACTACACGGACAATGGTTTGGAGTATTGCAAATATGAGCCAAACTTCTTTGAGCTGGAACCGTTCCATGGTACTGTTATTGAGACGCTAATTCATGCCTATCCCGAGTATACAAAGATCAAAGATCTACCCCCGATGGGAAACGATGAAGACCGCTTGGAGTTTGTCGAAGCCCTCTGGGAGCGCGGAATCCTTATGGTTGAGAAGCCCTTCAAAAAACTATAA
- the LOC108164587 gene encoding bifunctional lysine-specific demethylase and histidyl-hydroxylase NO66 isoform X2: MSAKNKKVSAFGAYRGSATSKNDVQKGTKNANKNGAAKNNNNRNLAAKNGGKQKGPPKKNGSYSDGDNGSSSSSGEDEEDDSTDSSGEYDSSESGEEYTLNSHSSQSSPETPANSRESLKRRNEEAEGSKPIGAKRTSSTPVGQSTSAARTTQQPKAPSCPLKRNMVMSCPLPSKKNTVPVKVEVASPNRALLPPQSIKKEPVASIPSSIQIRLIKSVQPGGDAGAEAGAGLEPCHEVHKENSIEVGKRTLAQLIAPMTMATFLRDHWEKSPFRVKTTTSGGFSNLVSFKMIDQMLIQNHVEYTTNIDVTSYEDGVRKTLNPDGRDLPPSVWAHYQRGCSIRILNPSSYLVQLRQLCVKLQEFFHCLVGANVYLTPPESQGFAPHYDDIEAFVLQVEGKKRWRIYSPTKELPRESSGNLSQTELGDPIMDIVLKPGDLLYFPRGWIHQAITEKDSHSLHITLSAYQQQSYANLMEKLMPLVVKESVEQTLKLRKGLPLDIFQNLGVANAEWKGAHRQKLIQHIQNLAQCLMPTEGQIDRALDQLAIKFQHEALPPTIAPQELKRTVFGAQATVDKNGHCSLDYELTEATAVRLLRANIVRLTVDEDVLRCYYYTDNGLEYCKYEPNFFELEPFHGTVIETLIHAYPEYTKIKDLPPMGNDEDRLEFVEALWERGILMVEKPFKKL, encoded by the exons ATGTCCGCCAAGAATAAAAAGGTTTCGGCCTTTGGCGCCTATCGCGGCTCCGCAACCTCAAAGAATGATGTACAAAAAGGAACAAAGAATGCCAACAAAAATGGTGCCgccaaaaataacaacaacaggAACTTGGCCGCCAAAAATGGTGGAAAGCAGAAGGGTCCGCCAAAGAAGAACGGTAGCTACAGCGACGGCgacaacggcagcagcagcagcagcggcgaaGACGAGGAGGACGACAGCACCGACAGCAGTGGTGAATATGATTCGTCCGAGAGTGGCGAGGAATACACGCTGAACAGCCACTCGTCCCAATCCTCGCCAGAAACTCCGGCTAATAGTCGTGAGTCACTGAAGCGTCGCAACGAAGAGGCGGAGGGCAGCAAGCCCATCGGCGCCAAGCGTACTTCATCCACTCCAGTCGGCCAGTCGACATCGGCTGCCAGGACCACACAGCAGCCAAAGGCGCCCTCCTGCCCCCTCAAACGGAATATGGTCATGTCATGTCCGCTGCCCAGCAAGAAGAATACGGTTCCAGTCAAG GTGGAGGTGGCGTCGCCAAACCGCGCTTTGCTGCCCCCACAGTCAATCAAGAAGGAACCAGTGGCCAGCATACCAAGCAGTATTCAAATCCGTTTAATTAAATCTGTTCAACCCGGAGGTGATGCAGGAGCAGAGGCTGGCGCTGGCCTGGAGCCATGCCATGAAGTGCACAAGGAAAACAGCATTGAAGTGGGAAAGCGGACCCTGGCTCAGCTCATTGCTCCGATGACGATGGCCACCTTCTTGCGTGACCACTGGGAGAAGAGTCCATTTAGAGTGAAAACAACGACCTCAGGTGGATTCTCCAATCTAGTATCGTTCAAGATGATCGACCAAATGCTGATCCAGAACCACGTGGAGTATACCACCAACATCGATGTCACCAGCTATGAGGACGGCGTGCGGAAGACCTTGAACCCTGACGGTCGTGACTTGCCCCCTAGCGTTTGGGCCCACTATCAACGCGGCTGCAGCATCCGTATCCTGAATCCCTCCAGCTACCTTGTCCAGCTGAGGCAGCTGTGCGTCAAGCTGCAGGAGTTTTTCCATTGCCTGGTGGGGGCCAATGTCTACCTGACGCCCCCCGAGAGCCAGGGATTCGCACCGCATTACGATGATATTGAAGCCTTTGTTCTCCAGGTGGAAGGCAAGAAGCGCTGGCGCATCTACTCCCCCACCAAAGAACTGCCCCGTGAATCGTCGGGCAACCTCAGCCAGACCGAATTGGGCGATCCCATAATGGATATAGTACTGAAGCCCGGCGATCTCTTATACTTCCCACGCGGCTGGATCCACCAGGCCATCACAGAGAAGGACTCGCATTCGCTGCACATTACCCTCAGCGCCTACCAGCAGCAATCGTACGCCAATCTGATGGAGAAGCTTATGCCCCTGGTTGTTAAGGAGAGTGTCGAGCAGACCTTGAAGCTGCGCAAGGGCCTTCCGCTGGACATCTTTCAGAACCTTGGTGTGGCCAACGCCGAATGGAAGGGCGCGCATCGCCAAAAGTTGATACAGCATATCCAGAATCTAGCACAGTGTCTGATGCCCACCGAGGGTCAGATCGATCGGGCCTTGGACCAATTGGCCATAAAATTCCAGCACGAGGCCCTGCCACCCACCATTGCGCCCCAGGAGTTGAAACGCACTGTATTCGGTGCACAGGCTACCGTCGATAAGAATGGCCATTGCTCACTTGATTACGAACTCACAGAGGCGACGGCAGTGCGTCTGCTGCGTGCCAATATCGTACGCCTGACGGTCGACGAGGATGTCCTGCGCTGCTACTACTACACGGACAATGGTTTGGAGTATTGCAAATATGAGCCAAACTTCTTTGAGCTGGAACCGTTCCATGGTACTGTTATTGAGACGCTAATTCATGCCTATCCCGAGTATACAAAGATCAAAGATCTACCCCCGATGGGAAACGATGAAGACCGCTTGGAGTTTGTCGAAGCCCTCTGGGAGCGCGGAATCCTTATGGTTGAGAAGCCCTTCAAAAAACTATAA
- the LOC108164588 gene encoding 39S ribosomal protein L33, mitochondrial produces MRLTNVLFKKVKSKRIMVVLESVVSGHQYNAFRERLAEKIEVIRFDPYIQQDSLYRERKKIRSA; encoded by the exons ATGCGCCTCACCAATGTCCTATTCAAGAAGGTGAAGAGCAA ACGCATCATGGTCGTGCTGGAGAGCGTGGTCAGCGGGCATCAGTACAATGCGTTCCGCGAACGCCTGGCCGAGAAGATCGAGGTGATACGCTTCGATCCGTACA TTCAACAGGATAGCCTGTACCGCGAGCGCAAGAAAATCCGCAGCGCCTGA
- the LOC117187196 gene encoding bifunctional lysine-specific demethylase and histidyl-hydroxylase NO66-like, with protein MSAKNKKVSAFGAYRGSATSKNDVQKGTKNANKNGAAKNNNNRNLAAKNGGKQKGPPKKNETPANSRESLKRRNEEAEGSKPIGAKRTSSTPVGQSTSAARTTQQPKAPSCPLKRNMVMSCPLPSKKNTVPVKVEVASPNRALLPPQSIKKEPVASIPSSIKIRLIKSVQPGGDAGAEAGAGLEPCHEVHKENSIEVGKRTLAQLIAPMTMATFLRDHWEKSPFRVKTTTSGGFSNLVSFKMIDQMLIQNHVEYTTNIDVTSYEDGVRKTLNPDGRALPPSVWAHYQRGCSIRILNPSSYLVQLRQLCVKLQEFFHCLVGANVYLTPPESQGFAPHYDDIEAFVLQVEGKKRWRIYFPTKELPRESSGNLSQTELGDPIMDIVLKPGDLLYFPRGWIHQAITEKDSHSLHITLSAYQQQSYANLMEKLMPLVVKESVEQTLKLRKGLPLDIFQNLGVANAEWKGAHRQKLIQHIQNLAQCLVPTEGQIDRALDQLAIKFQHEALPPTIAPQELKRTVFGAQATVDKNGHCSLDYELTEGTAVRLLRANIVRLTVDEDVLRCYYYTDNGLEYCKYEPNFFELEPFHGTVIETLIHAYPEYTEIKDLPPMGNDEDRLEFVEALWERGILMVEKPFKKL; from the exons ATGTCCGCCAAGAATAAAAAGGTTTCGGCCTTTGGCGCCTATCGCGGCTCCGCAACCTCAAAGAATGATGTACAAAAAGGAACAAAGAATGCCAACAAAAATGGTGCCgccaaaaataacaacaacaggAACTTGGCCGCCAAAAATGGTGGAAAGCAGAAGGGTCCGCCAAAGAAGAACG AAACTCCGGCTAATAGTCGTGAGTCACTGAAGCGTCGCAACGAAGAGGCGGAGGGCAGCAAGCCCATCGGCGCCAAGCGTACTTCATCCACTCCAGTCGGCCAGTCGACATCGGCTGCCAGGACCACACAGCAGCCAAAGGCGCCCTCCTGCCCCCTCAAACGGAATATGGTCATGTCGTGTCCGCTGCCCAGCAAGAAGAATACGGTTCCAGTCAAGGTGGAGGTGGCGTCGCCAAACCGCGCTTTGCTGCCCCCACAGTCAATCAAGAAGGAACCAGTGGCCAGCATACCAAGCAGTATTAAAATCCGTTTAATTAAATCTGTTCAACCCGGAGGTGATGCAGGAGCAGAGGCTGGCGCTGGCCTGGAGCCATGCCATGAAGTGCACAAGGAAAACAGCATTGAAGTGGGAAAGCGGACCCTGGCTCAGCTCATTGCTCCGATGACGATGGCCACCTTCTTGCGTGACCACTGGGAGAAGAGTCCATTTAGAGTGAAAACAACGACCTCAGGTGGATTCTCCAATCTAGTATCGTTCAAGATGATCGACCAAATGCTGATCCAGAACCACGTGGAGTATACCACCAACATCGATGTAACCAGCTATGAGGACGGCGTGCGGAAGACCTTGAACCCTGACGGTCGTGCCTTGCCCCCTAGCGTTTGGGCCCACTATCAACGCGGCTGCAGCATCCGTATCCTGAATCCCTCCAGCTACCTTGTCCAGCTGAGGCAGCTGTGCGTCAAGCTGCAGGAGTTTTTCCATTGCCTGGTGGGGGCCAATGTCTACCTGACGCCCCCCGAGAGCCAGGGATTCGCACCGCATTACGATGATATTGAAGCCTTTGTTCTCCAGGTGGAAGGCAAGAAGCGCTGGCGCATCTACTTCCCCACCAAAGAACTGCCCCGTGAATCGTCGGGCAACCTCAGCCAGACCGAATTGGGCGATCCCATAATGGATATAGTACTGAAGCCCGGCGATCTCTTATACTTCCCACGCGGCTGGATCCACCAGGCTATCACAGAGAAGGACTCGCATTCGCTGCACATTACCCTCAGCGCCTACCAGCAGCAATCGTACGCCAATCTGATGGAGAAGCTTATGCCCCTGGTTGTTAAGGAGAGTGTCGAGCAGACCTTGAAGCTGCGCAAGGGCCTTCCGCTGGACATCTTTCAGAACCTTGGTGTGGCCAACGCCGAATGGAAGGGCGCGCATCGCCAAAAGTTGATACAGCATATCCAGAATCTAGCACAGTGTCTGGTGCCCACCGAGGGTCAGATCGATCGGGCCTTGGACCAATTGGCCATAAAATTCCAGCACGAGGCCCTGCCACCCACCATTGCGCCCCAGGAGTTGAAACGCACTGTATTCGGTGCACAGGCTACCGTCGATAAGAATGGCCATTGCTCACTTGATTACGAACTCACAGAGGGGACGGCAGTGCGTCTGCTGCGTGCCAATATCGTACGCCTGACGGTCGACGAGGATGTCCTGCGCTGCTACTACTACACGGACAATGGTTTGGAGTATTGCAAATATGAGCCAAACTTCTTTGAGCTGGAACCGTTCCATGGTACTGTTATTGAGACGCTAATTCATGCCTATCCCGAGTATACAGAGATCAAAGATCTACCCCCGATGGGAAACGATGAAGACCGCTTGGAGTTTGTCGAAGCCCTCTGGGAGCGCGGAATCCTTATGGTTGAGAAGCCCTTCAAAAAACTATAA
- the LOC108164587 gene encoding bifunctional lysine-specific demethylase and histidyl-hydroxylase NO66 isoform X1 — MSAKNKKVSAFGAYRGSATSKNDVQKGTKNANKNGAAKNNNNRNLAAKNGGKQKGPPKKNGSYSDGDNGSSSSSGEDEEDDSTDSSGEYDSSESGEEYTLNSHSSQSSPETPANSRESLKRRNEEAEGSKPIGAKRTSSTPVGQSTSAARTTQQPKAPSCPLKRNMVMSCPLPSKKNTVPVKVEVASPNRALLPPQSIKKEPVASIPSSIQIRLIKSVQPGGDAGAEAGAGLEPCHEVHKENSIEVGKRTLAQLIAPMTMATFLRDHWEKSPFRVKTTTSGGFSNLVSFKMIDQMLIQNHVEYTTNIDVTSYEDGVRKTLNPDGRDLPPSVWAHYQRGCSIRILNPSSYLVQLRQLCVKLQEFFHCLVGANVYLTPPESQGFAPHYDDIEAFVLQVEGKKRWRIYSPTKELPRESSGNLSQTELGDPIMDIVLKPGDLLYFPRGWIHQAITEKDSHSLHITLSAYQQQSYANLMEKLMPLVVKESVEQTLKLRKGLPLDIFQNLGVANAEWKGAHRQKLIQHIQNLAQCLMPTEGQIDRALDQLAIKFQHEALPPTIAPQELKRTVFGAQATVDKNGHCSLDYELTEATAVRLLRANIVRLTVDEDVLRCYYYTDNGLEYCKYEPNFFELEPFHGTVIETLIHAYPEYTKIKDLPPMGNDEDRLEFVEALWERGILMVEKPFKKL, encoded by the exons ATGTCCGCCAAGAATAAAAAGGTTTCGGCCTTTGGCGCCTATCGCGGCTCCGCAACCTCAAAGAATGATGTACAAAAAGGAACAAAGAATGCCAACAAAAATGGTGCCgccaaaaataacaacaacaggAACTTGGCCGCCAAAAATGGTGGAAAGCAGAAGGGTCCGCCAAAGAAGAACGGTAGCTACAGCGACGGCgacaacggcagcagcagcagcagcggcgaaGACGAGGAGGACGACAGCACCGACAGCAGTGGTGAATATGATTCGTCCGAGAGTGGCGAGGAATACACGCTGAACAGCCACTCGTCCCAATCCTCGCCAGAAACTCCGGCTAATAGTCGTGAGTCACTGAAGCGTCGCAACGAAGAGGCGGAGGGCAGCAAGCCCATCGGCGCCAAGCGTACTTCATCCACTCCAGTCGGCCAGTCGACATCGGCTGCCAGGACCACACAGCAGCCAAAGGCGCCCTCCTGCCCCCTCAAACGGAATATGGTCATGTCATGTCCGCTGCCCAGCAAGAAGAATACGGTTCCAGTCAAGGTGGAG GTGGCGTCGCCAAACCGCGCTTTGCTGCCCCCACAGTCAATCAAGAAGGAACCAGTGGCCAGCATACCAAGCAGTATTCAAATCCGTTTAATTAAATCTGTTCAACCCGGAGGTGATGCAGGAGCAGAGGCTGGCGCTGGCCTGGAGCCATGCCATGAAGTGCACAAGGAAAACAGCATTGAAGTGGGAAAGCGGACCCTGGCTCAGCTCATTGCTCCGATGACGATGGCCACCTTCTTGCGTGACCACTGGGAGAAGAGTCCATTTAGAGTGAAAACAACGACCTCAGGTGGATTCTCCAATCTAGTATCGTTCAAGATGATCGACCAAATGCTGATCCAGAACCACGTGGAGTATACCACCAACATCGATGTCACCAGCTATGAGGACGGCGTGCGGAAGACCTTGAACCCTGACGGTCGTGACTTGCCCCCTAGCGTTTGGGCCCACTATCAACGCGGCTGCAGCATCCGTATCCTGAATCCCTCCAGCTACCTTGTCCAGCTGAGGCAGCTGTGCGTCAAGCTGCAGGAGTTTTTCCATTGCCTGGTGGGGGCCAATGTCTACCTGACGCCCCCCGAGAGCCAGGGATTCGCACCGCATTACGATGATATTGAAGCCTTTGTTCTCCAGGTGGAAGGCAAGAAGCGCTGGCGCATCTACTCCCCCACCAAAGAACTGCCCCGTGAATCGTCGGGCAACCTCAGCCAGACCGAATTGGGCGATCCCATAATGGATATAGTACTGAAGCCCGGCGATCTCTTATACTTCCCACGCGGCTGGATCCACCAGGCCATCACAGAGAAGGACTCGCATTCGCTGCACATTACCCTCAGCGCCTACCAGCAGCAATCGTACGCCAATCTGATGGAGAAGCTTATGCCCCTGGTTGTTAAGGAGAGTGTCGAGCAGACCTTGAAGCTGCGCAAGGGCCTTCCGCTGGACATCTTTCAGAACCTTGGTGTGGCCAACGCCGAATGGAAGGGCGCGCATCGCCAAAAGTTGATACAGCATATCCAGAATCTAGCACAGTGTCTGATGCCCACCGAGGGTCAGATCGATCGGGCCTTGGACCAATTGGCCATAAAATTCCAGCACGAGGCCCTGCCACCCACCATTGCGCCCCAGGAGTTGAAACGCACTGTATTCGGTGCACAGGCTACCGTCGATAAGAATGGCCATTGCTCACTTGATTACGAACTCACAGAGGCGACGGCAGTGCGTCTGCTGCGTGCCAATATCGTACGCCTGACGGTCGACGAGGATGTCCTGCGCTGCTACTACTACACGGACAATGGTTTGGAGTATTGCAAATATGAGCCAAACTTCTTTGAGCTGGAACCGTTCCATGGTACTGTTATTGAGACGCTAATTCATGCCTATCCCGAGTATACAAAGATCAAAGATCTACCCCCGATGGGAAACGATGAAGACCGCTTGGAGTTTGTCGAAGCCCTCTGGGAGCGCGGAATCCTTATGGTTGAGAAGCCCTTCAAAAAACTATAA